GGGAGTGCTCGCGCGTCGAGTCGAGGGAGTCGCGGCGCGAAATCTCGAGCTCGAGCGCCGTGACGTCCACCACGTGCCCGGCGCGCTCCAGGTCCCTGGCCCGGCGGCGCGCCCGCTCGGCAGGGCTTGCGACCAGGAAGATCTTGAGGTCAGCCCAGGGAAAGACCACCGTCCCGATGTCGCGCCCCTCGGCGACGACCCCGCCGGCACGGCCGATGGCCTGCTGCAGGGCGACCAGCTCCCTGCGCACGCCCGCCACCTTGGCCACCTCCGAGACGCGCCGGGTGACCTCGGGGGTGCGGATCGCCTCGGTCACGTCCTCGTCGTCGATGGCGACCCGATCGCCCTCGGCCCCCGGCGTGAAGGCGATCGCGCACCGCTTGGCCAGCTCGGTGAGGGCGGCCTCGTCGCCGAGGTCCAGGCCCGTGGCCAAGGCCTTCCAGGTGAGTGCCCGGTACATGGCACCGGTGTCCAGGAAGACCAGGCCGAGCTGCTGGGCCACGCGGCGCGCGACCGTGCTCTTGCCGGCACCCGCGGGGCCGTCGATGGCGATTACCAGGCGGTTCATCTAGAGACTCTCCTTAAAGGGGAAGGGCGCAGAGGGCGGCGTCGGGGCCGTGGGGATCCAGGATGACGTTGTCGATCAGGCGCGTGCTCCCCAGCTGGGCTGCCACCAGGGCCACCGTGCCGGGCCCCGCGGCGGTCGCGGGCCCGAGGTGCTCGGCGTCCACCGCCGAAAGGTACTGGAGCGAAAGGCGTGGCTCGGCCTCGAGGTAGGCGCGCGCCTGAGCGAGGGCCTCGGCGAGCGGGTGATCCGCAACGCGGCGCAAGAGAAGGCCGAGCGAGCGCGAGAGGCGAAGGGCCGCCACCCGGTCCTCGGCGCTCAGGTAGGTGTTGCGGCTGCTCATGGCCAGCCCGTCGGCTTCTCGCACGATCGCACCGCGCACGATCTCGGTGGGGAAGGCCAGATCCCGGGCCATCCGGCTGAGGACGCGCCACTGCTGGAAGTCCTTCTGGCCGAAGTAGGCCCGCTCGGGATTTACCAGATTCAGCAGCTTGGCCACGACCGTGGCGACGCCCGCGAAGTGGCCCGGACGCAAGGCCCCGCAGAGCACCCCGGTCAGCTCGGGCGCAACCGAGACCTCGGTGGCGAAGCCCGGCGGGTACATCTCCGCGACCGAGGGCGCGAAGAGCACGTCCACCCCGACCGCCTCGCACATGGCGCGATCCCGCGCGAAATCGCGCGGGTAGCGCGCGAGGTCCTCCCGGGGACCGAACTGCTTGGGGTTGACGAAGATCGAGGCGACCACGACCCCGCACTCGCGCCGGGCCTGGCGCATGAGGCTCATGTGGCCCTCGTGGAGAAAGCCCATGGTGGGAACGAAGCCGATGCCTCCTGCCGGGGCGCGAAGCGCCGCGCGCAACGCCGCGCCGGTTTCGACGATAAGCAAGCCGCAAGTCCTTTCAGTCAGAGCAAAGCCGCGTCAATTCTATCACCCCCGCCGCCAGGCGACCATAAGAGCCGGCTGGCGGGGGTGATGCCACCGCCAAACCCTTTCGCCGCCCCGGCCATTCGCGGCAGCGATCGCCCCTCGTAGGATCGGCCCTGTGCGAGGGGTCGGTGGTGCGTGGTAAGCCGGCCAAGCAAAGCATCTGAGGAGCGACGCGTGCGATGAGCGTGAGTGACTTCGATCTGCTGGGGTGCCCGGTGAGCGACTACGCCACCGGCAAGCTGCTCGGCCGCGTCAAGTGCGTGGTGCGCGAGGCCCCGAGCGCGGGCATCGCGAGGATCGCGCTCGAGTGCGCGAGCGAGGCCCAGGGCGCCGCGTGGGAGGAGCCGCTCGACGTGACGCTCCACCACGAGCCGCGCTCGCAGCACGACTACATGGTCGGGCAGTACGCGACGGTCAACCTCGCCGACGGTGACGGCCGCCCCATCGTCCAGGCGGGCGGCCTGATCACCCCGCAGGTGCTGGATCGCGCCCGCCGGGCGGGGCTGCTGCACCGCCTCGGCGCGACCTTCGCCAAGGATTAGGCCTTCTTGCCCAGGATGCTGTGGCGGAAGCCGTAGGAGAAGTAGCAGACCAGGCCGATGGTGAGCCAGATGCCGAAGCGGGTCCAGGTCTCGTGCGGCAGCTTGATCATCATGTAGCCGCACGACAGCACCGCCCCCACGGCGATTACCGGCAGCATGGGCGCGCGGAAGCCGCGCTTCCACTCGGGGTGCTTGACGCGCAGCACCCAGACCCCGATCGCCGCCATGATGAAGGCGAAGAGGGTCCCGATGTTGGCGAGCTCCGCCACCATCGAGATGGGGGTGAAGGCCGCCAGGGTCGCGATCGCCACCCCGGTCAGGATGGTGGTGACGTAGGGGGTGCCGAAGCGGGGGTGGACCTTGGCGAAGACCTTGGGAAGCAGGCCGTCGCGGGCCATGGCGAAGAAGATGCGGGGCTGCCCCATCATCAGCACGACCAGCACCGAGGTGATGCCCGTGACCGCCCCCACCGAGAGGAGGGCGGCCGCCCAGCCCTTGTTGACGTACTCGAGGGCGAAGGCCAGAGGCGCCGGGTCGTTGAGCAGCTTGGGGTAGAGCGACTGCGGAATGACGCCGGTGAAGATGGCGGCGATGACGATGTAGAACACGGTGCAGACGCCGAGCGAGGCGATCAGGCCGATCGGCAGGTCTCTCTGGGGGTTCTTGACCTCCTCGGAGACCGTCGAGATGGCGTCGAAGCCGATGTAGGCGAAGAAGATGGTCGCCGCCCCGGTCATGACCCCGTTGAAGCCCTTGGGCATGAAGGGGGTCCAGTTGCCCGGGTTGACGTGGCCGAGCATCAGGGCGATGAACAGCAACAGCACCAGCACCTTGAGGAAGACGAAGAAGGTGCTGACGTTGGCGCTCTCCTTGATCCCGCGGATCAAGAGCGCCATGACCGCCAGGGCGATCACGAAGGCCGGCACGTTCATCAGGGCTCCCGGGACCACGCCCGGGGCGTTGACGAAGGCCGCCGGCAGCTCGAGGCCGACGTTGTGGAGGATCTTGACGAAGTACCCTGACCACCCGATGGCGACCGCGCTGGAGGCCACCACGTACTCGAGGATCAAGGCCCAGCCGATGAGCCAGCCGAAGATCTCGCCGAACGCCGAGTAGGCGTAGGTGTAGGCGCTGCCAGAGGCCGGGATCATCGAGGCGAGCTCGGCGTAGGCGAGGGCCGCGAAGGCGCAGGCGATGCCCGCGATGATGAACGAGAGGATGATGCCGGGGCCGGCCCAGCGGGCCGCCGCGGTGCCGGTGATGACGAAGATGCCGGTCCCGATGATCGCCCCGATGCCGAGGGCGGTCAAATCGAGGGCGCCGAGCACCCGCTTGAGGCCGGAGTCGTGGAACTGGCCGACGGGCTTACGAACGAGTAACCGCCTCAGGATGGAGGGGGGGAGGCGGTCTTCGGTGTGGGTCACGCTCAATCACTTCTCCTCGTCGACGAGACGTTGGCGCCCCACGTGGACGCCGGCGGTCCAGGCTATCACAAGAGCGCCCGCGGCGCGAGATTCCTGCCACTATAGCAAAGCGATCGAAATCGCATCAAGACGTTCGAGCGGGATCAGGGCAAACCGATGCGAAAAGGATGGCCATCCCGCCGATGCCGCGACACCACCGCCCCCCTAGAATCGAAGCAAGCGAGACTTGACAGGGGGTGCGCCATGCCGCGAACCATCCACCTCACGCCCGGGCGCCGGAGGCTCAACGCCGTTCTGGCGCGCGCGGCCCTGGCCGGCGCCCTCTGCGGCGCGCTCGCCCCGGCCGCCACGGCCGCCCAGGCGAGCGGGTGGATCGAGCCGCCGCCGGTGGTCGCCTTCAGCGCCCTCGCGCGCGCCCAGAGCGACCTGGACATCCTCCAGGCCGCCATCGAGGCCTACCGAGGCCAGCACTTCTTCCGGTACCCCGAGGCCTCGACCCTCGTCGAGCTGGTGCGGCTGCTGGATGCGCGGCGGCTGCTGCCCCCGGGCTTTTCCCCCACCCTCGAACTGAGCGAGTTCCGGGCGGATCGCAAGGGCTACAGGATCAGCGCCCGGGTGGACGCCGAGGTCCTCACCATCCAGACCCCCGAGCGCTTCGACCCCTTCTGGTCGTTTCTCTGGTGACTAGAGCAGGCTGGTGATGCGGGCGCGCAGCTTGCGCATGCACTCCTGGCCCTGGTCGAAGCCGACCATGCGCGAGATGGCCATGCCCAGGCGATCCGAGAGGTCGACCATCTGGCCGAAGGTCACGTCCTCGAGGTCGGCGAGGCCCATCTCCCGGCAGGCCGAATCGACCAGGTTGTTGGCGACCTCGTAGCCCACGTACTCCATGACGATCAAGGAGAAGGAGTCGAAGCGGGTCCGCTGGATGGGAGCCGAGGCCAGGTCGGGGCCGTGGTCGGCGCTGTGGGCGACGGCCGCCCCCGTGTAGAGCAGGCTCTTGAGGGCGCCGCAGGTCTCCATCTCGCCGAGGCGCGACTCCGCGAAGAACTGGGCGAGCGTGAAGGAGCGCGGCAGCTTGCGCATCCAGTGGGGGATCCACTCGGGAGGGTCCTGGCGGTCCCACGTGAAGGCGTCCAGGGCGTCCTGGGTGTAGGAGACCGCGGTGGTCAGATCCGCGATGAGCCCCTTGTAGTGGTGGCACTCGTCCATGCGGCGCATGCCCTCGAGCAGGACCCAGTCCACCTGGCGCGAGATGTTGTGCTCGGGGATCTCGTCGGGGGCGCACTCGACGACCTTGAAGGTGCCGACCTTCCACCAGCAGATGATCCGGAACATGGCGTCCTCGCCGCGCAGGGCGTTGACCGCCGCGTACTTGAGGTTGCCGCCGACGAAGTACATCTCGGCGGCCTGGCCGATCTCGACCCGCGACAGCTCGAGCTTCGCCGTCTTCTGCTCCAGCTTGATGAGCTGCACCAGGTTGGGGAAGCTGATAGAGGCGATATTGCCTTCCAGCAACGTGAGGTTCGCCAAGAGTCGTTCCCTTTCCGCATCTGTTCAGAGGTGAGCCGCCCCATTATACCTCAAGAGCGACCGTCACTCGCCGGCGACCGCCTGCCGCCTGCGCCCACGGAGGGCCGCGACGAAGGGCACCCGCAGCGCGACCAACAGCCCCACGTAGCTCGCCAGGCCGAGCACCCCCAGGAGGGCCAGCTGCAAGAGCGCCCCCAGCTGGCCCTCGCCGGGCAGCACGACGCGCGCGATCGCCGTGACGGAAGTGGCCACGATCGCCGAGGCCAGGGCCTTGAGGGCGGTCGGGACGCTGGGCGAGAGGCCCAGCCGGCCGAGATCCTTGCGCAAGAGGCCGCCCAGGATCAGCATGTTCAGGACGGTCACGAGGGTCGTGGAGAGGGCGAGCCCCTTGATGCCGAAGCGGACGAAGTAGGAGTTCAGCAGGAAGTTGGTGCCGATGGAGACGAGGGTCACCATGAGCGGGACGCGGCTCTTGTTCTGGGCGTAGAACACCCGGGTGAACAGGTCGCGCGTGGCGTAGGCCACGATCGACAGGGCCACGATCGACAGCACGGTCGCGGTGGCGGCCGTGTCCCGGGCGCTGAACGCCCCGCGCTCGAAGGCCAGCCGCACCGCGCTCTCGCCCAGCACGACGAGCAGGCCCGTCATGGGAAGGGTCGTCAGCACGATGGTCTGGAGGCCCTTGTTGAGCCAGCCGTGCAGGCTCGCGCGATCGCCCGAAGCCGCCGCCTCGGTCAGCTTGGGGAACATGGGCACCAGCAGGGCCGTGAGCATGATCCCGAGCGGCAGCTGGATGAGCAGGTTGGAGTAGTTGAAGACGCTGATGGCCCCCGAGCCGACCTTCGAGCAGAAGGCCGTGCCGATGGCCACGTTGATCGAGCCCACCGAGCTCGAGAGGGCCGCAGGCAGGAGCATGCGCAGCATGTCGACGAAGGCCGGGTGGGTCAGCGGCGCCGGGCGCAGGGGCGCGCCCTCGGCGATCTCGCGCCAGTCGCGCACGACGGGCCACGCCTGCAAGAGGAGCTGGCCGACGGCCCCGGCGAGAGTCCCCCATGCGATCGCGAGCGGCGAGGAGGTCGCGAACACCAGCGCGATCACCGCCAGGCTCGAGACCATGGGCGAGAGGCTCGCGTTGGCGAACTTGCCGCGGACGTTGCTGACCCCGCACAGGGCGCCCACCAGGCCGCCGATCACGATCAGCGGGGCCATGATCCGCAGCTGGGTGACGGCCAGGGCGTGGGCCTCGCTCGACAGGCTCGGCCCGGTGACGGCGATGACCCAGGGCGCAAGGGCGAAGACCACCGCGGCGAAGAGCCCCGTCAAGGCCGCCGTGCCGAGGAGGATGGTGAGCAGCACCCCCGGGATCTCCTCGCGCTCGCCCCGGGTCTCGAGGCGGGTCACCGCCCCCATGGTCGCAAGGTGGAAGGGACCGTTGAGGCCGCCCAGCATGATGAGGAAGAGAGCGGGCAGGATGTAGGCGACGGTGTTGGCGTCCTTGACCATCCCCGCCCCGTAGGCGCCGGCGACCACGCTCTCGCGAAGGAAGCCCGCCCCCTTGCTCACGAGGAGCAGGGCGGCCATCACGCCGCTGGCGCGGGCGAGCTTAGAGGCCACGACGCCCCTCGAGGTCGGCGAGGATCCACTCCACCGCCGAGAGCAGGGTGGGCGCCACGAAATCGGGCTCGACCTTCCACTGGTACTCGCCCGAAAGCACCCGCTCGCCGTAGCCCGAGGTCAAGAGCACCGTTCGGCAGCCCGCGTTCTGGCCGAGCTCGACGTCGGTGGCCTTGTCTCCCACCACGTAGGAGATCGCGCGGTCGACGTCGTGCTTGGCGCAGGCCTCGTCGACCATCTGGGTCTCGGGCTTGCGGCACTTGCAGACCCGGGTGTAGCGGAGATCGGTGCCGTCCGGCAGGTGCGGGCAGTAGTAGATGTCGTCGAGGAAGGCCCCCTCCTCGAGCAGGAGGTCCGTCAGGCGCTGGTGGAGGACGTGGATGTGGCTCTCGGGGTAGTAGCCGCGGGCGGGCCCCGACTGGTTGGTGGTCAGGATCGCGAGCACGCCGGCCTCGTTGAGGCGGCGGACGGCCTCGCCGGCCCCGGGGATGAGGTTGAGGTTGTGGGCCTCGTGGATGTAGCCGACTTCTTCGTTGATCGTGCCGTCACGATCGAGGAACACCGCAGCGCGCTTCACCTTGGGGCCGCTCCTTTGCACTTGAGGTCGCATGGACTCTGACGTTGGCGGGACAGACTCCCATTATAGCCCAGGCGTGGCGGGCGCGGCGAGGTGGGGCGCTCTCCCGGCGCCGAACGCATGCTAGACTGTCTGATCCCCCTTCGTTCCCGCTTCGCCCCCCCATCCACGGAGGCCCCATGCGCACCGACCGGATCCTCGCCTTCTTCCTGATCGCAGCATGCCTGCTTGCGGCCGTCGCCGGCTGGTGGCGCGCCCCGCGCGAGCGGATCGGCACCGGCCTGGTGATGGACGGCGCCGGCGGCGCCCAGGTCGCCATCATCGACGTGTACGGCACGATCGCGGACGGAGCGCCGGACGACGGGCTGTTCGGCAGCCGCGGCGCCTCGGCCACCCGCCTGATCAAGGCGATCCGCGCCGCCGAGAAGGACAAGGTCAAGGCCATCCTGCTGCGGGTCAACTCGCCCGGCGGCACGGCCGCGGCCTCCCAGATGGTGTACGAGGAGCTGATGCGCCTGCGCAAGAAGGGCACCATCAAGATCGTCACCGGCATGGGGGACGTTGCGGCCTCGGGCGGCTACTACATCGCCGCGGCCTCGGACCACATCGTGGCCAACCCCGCCACCACCACGGGCTCGATCGGGGTGATCCTGCACATCCAGAACCTCCAGAAGCTCTTCGACAAGATCGGCATCGGCGAGACCACCATCCAGAGCGGCCCGCGCAAGGACATCCTCTCGCCCTTCCGGGCGATGCGCCCCGACGAGCGCGCGCTCCTGCAGGCCCTGGTCAACGACACCTACCAGCAGTTCCTCGACGCGGTGAGCGCCGGGCGCAAGCTGCCCATCGAGAAGCTCAAGCCCCTCGCCGACGGCCGGGTGTTCACCGGCAACCAGGCCTCCAGGGTCGGGCTGGTGGACAGCCTGGGCAACTACCAGGACGCCCTCACGAAGGCCGCGAGCCTCTCGGGCATCAAGGGCGAGCCCAGGACCCGCAACTACACGAGCGGCACCCTCTTCGAGGACGTCTTCCCCAGGTTCGAGAGCAAGCTTCCCGGCTGGGCGGCGGGCCTCATCGCCCCCGACCCCAAGGCCAGCTGGAACAAGATCCCCCTCACCCTGATGGAGTAGGGCCATGCTCGAATCGGTCTACCAGACGATCTTCCGCCCCCGCTCGCCGCTGCTCCCGCTCTCGGGCGCGGGCGCGTGGGCGCTGTTCCTCATCATCAGCGTCTTCGAGGCGCTCGGTATCGCGGGTGACGTCGGCGCGCGGGGCACGGGCGCGGTCTTCCTGACGCTCGGTCTCTTCGCAATCAACGTGCTGGGCTGGTTCTGGCTGTCGTCGGCCGCGTCCCTGCTCGCCGAGCTGATGGGCGGGGAGGGCAGCGGCGAGCGCACCATGCGGACGCTCGCGGCCGCCCTGGCCCCGGCGATCCTGAGCGCCCCGCTGCATGCGATCGCGCCGCGCTTCGATCGCCTCTCGGCGCTCTTGTCCTTCGCCCTCGCGCTGTGGGTGGTCGTGAACCTGGTGCGGGCCATCGCCCAGGCGCACGGCTTCGGCAGGAGCCGCGCCGCCCTGTGCCTCGTCGGCGCGACGGGCATGGCCGCGCTCGGGCTCGGCGCCCTCGTGGGGATGCCGATCGTGGCGATCGCCCTGCTCATCGGCCCTTGAGGCCCCGACCTCACGACCGATCATGCAGCGGACTCCCCGCCCCCGGGTGGGGCGGGGTCAGGGGCGGGGGAATCTCAACCGTTGCGAGTCTCAGTTCCCCAGGGAGCGGTACGCCTGGAGCGTGTTGCGCAGCAGCACCGCGATGGTCATGGGCCCCACCCCGCCGGGCACCGGCGTCAGGTAAGCCGCCACCTCCTGGACCCCCTCGAAGTCCACGTCGCCCACCAGGCGACCGTCCGAGAGGCGGTTGATCCCCACGTCGATCACGACGGCCCCGGGCTTGATCATCTCGGCGGTGATGAACCGGGGCCGCCCCACTGCCGCCACCACCACGTCGGCGCGGCGCAGGACCGCGGCAAGGTCCCGCGTGCGGCTGTGGCAGAGGGTCACGGTGGCGTCGGCGTTGGTGAAGAGGGTCGCGACCGGCCGCCCCACGATGGTCGAGCGGCCGACGACCGCGACCTCAAGGCCGGCGATCGCGATCCCCTCGCGCCGCAAGAGCTCGATCACCCCCGCCGCAGTGGCGGGCACCATGGTCGGCGCCCCCTGGACGAGGCGGCCGGCGTTGTAGGGGTGGAAGCCGTCCACGTCCTTCAGGGGATCGATGGCCTCGAGGATCCGGCGCTCGTCGATCGCCTTGGGCAAGGGCAGCTGCACCAGGATGCCGTGGACCGCCGGGTCCGCGTTGAGGCGCGCGATCTCCGCGAGCAGCGTCGCCTCGGTGGTCTCGGCCGGCAAGACCACGCTGTGGCTGGCGATGCCGACGCGATCGCAGGCGCGGCCCTTGTTGCGGACATAGACGGCCGAGGCGGGGTCCTCCCCCACCACCACCACCGCGAGGCATGGCTTGAGGCCGCGATTGGCGTCGATGGCTTCGACCGCCTCGCGGACCTCGGCCTCGATGGCCGTCGCGATGCCCTTCCCGTCGATGATGCGTGCGCGCTGAGTCATGGGTTCCCCTTGCATGTTGCTTTCCGGCCCCGGGGGGCGAAACGAAGCTAGTAGCCCTTCGGCCGCTTGGCCGACATCTTGGCCATGAAGCGCTCCGCCTCGACGATGAAGCGCTCGTGGGTGCCCTCGGCGATCTTCTCGCGCTCGTCGTAGGCGGCCACCTTGAACTCGAGGCGGCGGCCGGACACCTTCACGAGCACCGCCTCGGCCTGGACGTTGTGGCCGATGGGCGTCGCCGCCAGGTGGCGCAGGGAGATCCCCGTGCCGACGGTGGTCATGCCGGGGGGCAGGTACGAGGAGACCGCGTTGGCCGCCGCCTGCTCGACCAGGCTCACGACCGCGGGCGTCGCCAGGACCGGGAGCGCCCCCGAGCCCATGGCCACCGCCGTGTTGCCGGCGCTCACCACGCTCGGTGCGTGGCCCAGGGCCCCCACCAGATGATCGAGTTCTACCATCTCTTGCGATTGCCTCTTGCTGCTCGGGTGCAGGTGCCGACGTGCCGGGATGGCCGGAGCACAAGCTCGCTTTGCGCTTTGAATTGTACCATGGGGCCGATCGAGGGACAGGATCCGGCCTCAAGATGATGCGACGGATCCGTGTTAACATGAGCTCGCTTTTCCGCCGGCACCGGTCACCGCGAAACGTGAGGAGTACGCCCGATGGACAACGTCTACCTGAACCGCGACGATTCGCCGCTCAGCTCCAGCGACTGGGAGCGCATCGACAACACCGTCGTCGAGGTGGCGCGGCGCCAGCTCGTCGGTCGTCGCTTCCTTCACGTCTTCGGCCCCCTGGGCGCGGGCGTCCAGGACGTCGACTACGACCTGTTCACGGGCACGGGCCAGGCGCAGGTGGCCGTCTTCGGGGAGACCGAGACCAGCATGGTCCGGGCCAAGCGCCGCGTCCACGAGAACATCCCCATCGTCTACAAGGACTTCATGCTCTACTGGCGCGACCTCGAGACCTCGCGGCAGCTCAACAGCCCCCTGGACGTCAGCGCCGCGGCCGCGGCCGCCTCGATCGTCGCCCAGAAGGAGGACTACCTGATCTTCAACGGCGACGCGGAGTGCGGCTACGAGGGCCTGGTCAACGCCTCGGGCCGCAACGCCATCCCGGCGCGAGACTGGGGCGAGGCGGGCACCGGCTTCCAGGACGTGGTCGACGCCCGGGCCAAGCTGCTCGAGGCCGGCTTCAGCGGCCCCTACGCCGTCATCGTCAACCCCGTCTGGTACTCCCAGCTGCACCGGGTCTACGCCAACTCGGGCGTGCTCGAGATCAACCACATCCGCGAGCTGGCGACCGGCGGCGTGTTCCAGACGCCCGCCCTCAAGGAGGGGCAGGGCCTCATCATCTCGACCGGCATCCAGAACTTCGACCTGGCGGTCGGCCAGGACCTCGTGACCGCCTACCTTGGCGTCGAGAGGATGAACTACCCCTTCCGTGTCTTCGAGAGCATGGTGCTGCGCCTCAAGCGCCCCGGTGCCATCTGCACCTTCGAGACCGGGGCAAGGGCGTAACCCATGGCCGGAGTCCGCGATCTGGCCGTCATCCGGCTCGCGCTGGTGCGCGAGCTGGAGACCATCAACCACTACCAGGAGCTCCACGACCAGGCGAGTGATCCGGCGGTCAGGACCCTCATGCTCCACCTCATGGAAGAGGAGAAGGAGCACGTGGCCGAGCTGACCGCCCTCTTGCGCGCCCTGGACGCCGAGCAGGACCGGTACTTTCGCGAGGGGCACGGCGCCGCACTAGGCACCGGCGACGTGGGCGCGCTGGCCCACAAGCCCGCGCCGCAGTCCCTGCGTACCGGCCTCACCGTCGGCAGCCTGCTCGGCCAGCCGATCGCCTGACAGGCTTCTACCTCGAACGAAGGGGGCCCGGCGCGCGCCGGGCCCCCTTCGTCGTGAAAAAGGCGCTATGCGTCGCGGCCCTTGCCGGCGAAGTTCATGAAGCCCTGCAAGAGGTCGATGGGCAGCGGGAAGATGATGGTCGAGTTCTTCTCGGCCGAGATCTCGGTGAGGGTCTGCAGGTAGCGCAGCTGGAGGCTGGTGGGCTCGCTGGCGATGATCTTGGCGGCCTCGGCGAGGGTCTGGGAGGCCTGCAGCTCGCCCTCGGCGTGGATGATCTTGGCGCGCTTCTCGCGCTCGGCCTCGGCCTGGCGGGCCATGGCGCGCTGCATGGACTGGGGCAGCTCGACATCCTTGATCTCGACGGCGCTGACCTTGATGCCCCAGGGCTCGGTGCCGTCGTCGATGATCTGCTGGAGGCGCAGGTTGATCTTCTCGCGCTCGGCCAACAGCTCGTCCAGGGCGAACTGGCCGAGCACGTTCCTGAGCGTCGTCTGGGCGATCTGGAGGGTGGCGGTGCCGAAGTCGAAGATCTTGGTGACCGCGTCGGTCGGGGTCATGACCCGGAAGTAGACCACCGCGCCGACCTTGATGGTCACGTTGTCGCGGGTGATGACCTCCTGGGTGGGCAGATCGAGGGTCAGGGTGCGCAGGTCCACCTTGACCATGCGATCGAGCAGGGGGATGAGGAGGATCAGGCCCGGGCCCTTGGCGCCGACCAGGCGCCCGAGGCGGAAGACGACGCCCCGCTCGTACTCCTGGACGACCTTGATGGCCGAGGAGAGGATGACGACGGCCAGGACGACCAGAAAGCCGAAGCTCGAGAAGAGGTTAATCATTTGACGGAGCCTCCTGCGGCAGTGATGCTGGGTTGACGGAGGTGGGGACGACGAAAAGGGTCAGGTGCTCGACGCGCCGGATCTCGACCGCGGCGCCGACCGGCACCGGGCCCTCGAGCGAGACCGCGCGCCACAGCTCGCCGTTGACGAAGACCTGGCCCTCGGGTTCAAGCGGCGTGCGGACCCGGGCGATCGCGCCCACCATGCCGGCCTTGCCGGTGGTGACCCTGCGGCGCTGGGCCCTGACGGCCATGGTGACCAGGGCTGCGATCGCGCAGCCGCTCAGCAGAGCGATCCCGGCGATCGCGCCGCGCGAGACCTCGAAGCCCGGCGTCCCCGGGCTCACGAGCATCAGCGCCCCGAGCACCAGCGAGACGACCCCGCCGACGGCCAGCGCCCCGAAGCTGGGCACGAACAGCTCGGCGACGAAGAGCAGGAAGGCGAAGGCGATGAGGGCCACCCCCGCCGCGTTGATGGGCAGGGTGCCCAGGGCGTAGAAGGCCAAGAGCAGGCAGATCCCGCCGATCACGCCGGGCAGGATGAGGCCCGGGTTCGACAGCTCGAGGAAGAGGCCCAGCATCCCCAGGTTCAAGAACAACAGGGCGATGGTCGGGTCGCTGATGGCCTGCAAGAAGCGCTCGAGCGGCCCCATCTCGAGCGCCACCACCTGGGCCTGCCGGGTGTGGAGCGCGACAAACTGGCCGCCGACCTTGACCGTGCGGCCGTCGATGCGATCGAGCAGAGCCGGCACGTCGGGGGCGACCAGGTCCACCACGCGCTCTTTGACGGCCTCGCTGGACTCCAGGCTGACGGCCTGGCGCACCGCCTTCTCGGCCCAATCGGCGTTGCGGCCCCGGGACCTGGCGATGCCCCGGATGTAGGCCGCCGCGTCGTTGGTGACCTTGGCCTTCATGGTGCCCTTGATCTCCTCGCCGCCGGAAGCGACCGGCGAGGCGGCCCCGATGGCC
This sequence is a window from Pantanalinema sp.. Protein-coding genes within it:
- a CDS encoding YIP1 family protein; its protein translation is MLESVYQTIFRPRSPLLPLSGAGAWALFLIISVFEALGIAGDVGARGTGAVFLTLGLFAINVLGWFWLSSAASLLAELMGGEGSGERTMRTLAAALAPAILSAPLHAIAPRFDRLSALLSFALALWVVVNLVRAIAQAHGFGRSRAALCLVGATGMAALGLGALVGMPIVAIALLIGP
- the folD gene encoding bifunctional methylenetetrahydrofolate dehydrogenase/methenyltetrahydrofolate cyclohydrolase FolD; amino-acid sequence: MTQRARIIDGKGIATAIEAEVREAVEAIDANRGLKPCLAVVVVGEDPASAVYVRNKGRACDRVGIASHSVVLPAETTEATLLAEIARLNADPAVHGILVQLPLPKAIDERRILEAIDPLKDVDGFHPYNAGRLVQGAPTMVPATAAGVIELLRREGIAIAGLEVAVVGRSTIVGRPVATLFTNADATVTLCHSRTRDLAAVLRRADVVVAAVGRPRFITAEMIKPGAVVIDVGINRLSDGRLVGDVDFEGVQEVAAYLTPVPGGVGPMTIAVLLRNTLQAYRSLGN
- a CDS encoding thioesterase family protein; the protein is MVELDHLVGALGHAPSVVSAGNTAVAMGSGALPVLATPAVVSLVEQAAANAVSSYLPPGMTTVGTGISLRHLAATPIGHNVQAEAVLVKVSGRRLEFKVAAYDEREKIAEGTHERFIVEAERFMAKMSAKRPKGY
- a CDS encoding family 1 encapsulin nanocompartment shell protein — encoded protein: MDNVYLNRDDSPLSSSDWERIDNTVVEVARRQLVGRRFLHVFGPLGAGVQDVDYDLFTGTGQAQVAVFGETETSMVRAKRRVHENIPIVYKDFMLYWRDLETSRQLNSPLDVSAAAAAASIVAQKEDYLIFNGDAECGYEGLVNASGRNAIPARDWGEAGTGFQDVVDARAKLLEAGFSGPYAVIVNPVWYSQLHRVYANSGVLEINHIRELATGGVFQTPALKEGQGLIISTGIQNFDLAVGQDLVTAYLGVERMNYPFRVFESMVLRLKRPGAICTFETGARA
- a CDS encoding SPFH domain-containing protein, encoding MINLFSSFGFLVVLAVVILSSAIKVVQEYERGVVFRLGRLVGAKGPGLILLIPLLDRMVKVDLRTLTLDLPTQEVITRDNVTIKVGAVVYFRVMTPTDAVTKIFDFGTATLQIAQTTLRNVLGQFALDELLAEREKINLRLQQIIDDGTEPWGIKVSAVEIKDVELPQSMQRAMARQAEAEREKRAKIIHAEGELQASQTLAEAAKIIASEPTSLQLRYLQTLTEISAEKNSTIIFPLPIDLLQGFMNFAGKGRDA
- a CDS encoding nodulation protein NfeD, with translation MRVCVRWLIALFFCLSALSGLSARAAGERVRVLEVKGAITPAIATYVARGLAEAGKAGDSAALIRLDTPGGLDSAMRDIVQAIEASRRPVIVYVSPQGGRAASAGVFITMAAHVAAMAPNTAIGAASPVASGGEEIKGTMKAKVTNDAAAYIRGIARSRGRNADWAEKAVRQAVSLESSEAVKERVVDLVAPDVPALLDRIDGRTVKVGGQFVALHTRQAQVVALEMGPLERFLQAISDPTIALLFLNLGMLGLFLELSNPGLILPGVIGGICLLLAFYALGTLPINAAGVALIAFAFLLFVAELFVPSFGALAVGGVVSLVLGALMLVSPGTPGFEVSRGAIAGIALLSGCAIAALVTMAVRAQRRRVTTGKAGMVGAIARVRTPLEPEGQVFVNGELWRAVSLEGPVPVGAAVEIRRVEHLTLFVVPTSVNPASLPQEAPSND